GTTGAGATCGCCGCGTCGTCATCGGGATATTCAAGCCGTCCTCACACACCATATGGTCGAGCTTCCCGAGATAAGAGAATTTCGGGAGCGGCCGAGGTGTCATGGGATCGCCCGGGTGTCGTCGGACCCTAACCCCAGGTTTTAaggtctgtctgtgtgtgtgtgtgtgtgtgtgtcgaaaAGTCTTCGGTCGGCCAGTGATTGTGCAGGTCTGGTAATTTTCATCGTAATTTTCACCAAATGAGGGGGCAAAACAATGTCCAGGGAGTCACGCTGTAAGAATTTCTTTGTGAGTCGTGGTGGAAGAGGagtagtcaagtcaactttatttatatagcgctttttacaacagacattgtctcaaagcaactttacaaaatccaggaccgacagatacAGAAACCCCTGTGTGGCAAGGagaaactccctgaaaattacaggaagaaaccttgagaggaaccagactcagcagggcccatccttcttgggtggccaggaggatactttaaataaatacacgatttacacaaatcatacaaagacagaattaaatgatctaaaactggtaataaatagataaataaaaaattaaataataataatagagtactTGGTCacccacagacagacagacagacagacagacagacaagcgaGACTTCTGGCCCTCACAGACCTGTACACGGCCTCAGACGGTCAGAAAAGGACCGCGCCAAAAGGACAGGGGGAccgtgccatacggtgcgtctcggcaCGGGGAGCCTCCCGCAGGTCTCCGTTTTGCGTCTGGGCCCTCGGTTCGGCCCCTGGCCCCTAAAAACCACTTCGGGTATCCGAGACGCTTTGGTGATATAGACCCTAACCTAGTGTTTTGCGCCAAAAAGGACGGAACCCTGCCATATGGTGCGTCTCGGCACGGGGAGCCTCCCGCAGGTCTCCGTTTCGCGTCTGGGCCCTCGGTTCGGCCCCTGGCCCCTAAAAACCACTTCGGGTATCCGAGACGCTTTGGTGATGTAGACCCTAACTTAGTGTTTCGCGCCAAAAAGGACGGAATTGTGCCATATGGTGCGTCTCGGCACGGGGAGCCTCTCGCAGGTCTCCGTTTCGCGTCTGGGCCCTCGGTTCGGCCCCTGGCCCCTAAAAACCACTTTGGGTATCCGAGACGCTTTGGTGATATAGACCCTAACCCTAGTGTTCACGACTACGGTGCCAGACCTGGCTCGTGGTCTCCAGTGCCCGGGCTTCGTTTTTGGATGGACCtgtagaaagaaagacagaaagaaagaaagacagaaagacagaaagaaagacagatatcctttatttgtcatatatatatatacatagacagatgtacagtacaatgaaattctttcttttcgcatatcccagctggtgtcggaagctggggtcagagcgcagggtcagccgacTTAcgggcgcccctggagcagacggggttaagggcctcgctcgagGACCCGACAGTGGCTACGTAGCAGAgccgggatttgaaccgccaatcttacggtcgatagcccaaagctctacccactaggctaccactgacccCTGTAGGTGGTTAGGGGAAATCTCGCGAAAGCGTCCCGGATACCCAAAGtggtttttctccatttacaggGACCGGGGACCCGGGAGAGCCGCGGGACTCTGGCACGGCGACGCCCGGGCCGGGACACGCCTTTTGACCAGAGCGTTTGACCCTAGGGTCGAACCGCCTCTCGGTGGTTAGGGGAAATCTCGCGGAAGCGTCCCGGATACCCAAAGtggtttttctccatttacaggGACCGGGGACCCGGGAGAGCCGCGGGACTCTGGCACGGCGACGCCCGGGCCGGGACACGCCTTTTGACCAAAGCGTTTGACCCTAGGGTCGAACCGCCTCTCGGTGGTTAGGGGAAATCTCGTGGAAGCGTCCCGGATAcccgaagtgttttttatcGATTTACAGGGACGGGGGACCCGGGAGAGTCGCGGGACTCCGGCACGGCGACGCCCGGGCCGGGACGCGCCTTTCGACCGGACCGTTTGACGATCGGACGGAGCCGTGCTTATGTGTAGGGTACAGATCCCCGTGGCACCGTAGAGGTGGGGGGTTgatgagagagagggagagagagagagagagagagagagacagagagagagagagagagacagagagagagagagagggagagagagagagagagagagagagagacagagagagagagagacacacacccaGACTGTCCTACGTCACTTGTCCTCATTGATATTTCACATGCAAACAGTAAAAAACTGCACATGGATATGTCTTTATAGAAAGCGTAGACACACTTCAGATTGCACTTTAGAGAGACACTCGTGAAATATAGATGAAATATCTAACAGGAAGTGATGATGAGTGACAAGTGTTGCACATTGGACAAAGTTATGGCTACACTGGCCCAAtccaatgtgcaatacttgtcGATCATCACTTTACATATGATATTTCATCAATATTTCATCCACAGGGTTGAAAAGTATTGAAAAAGTATCAATCTAAATATGCTAGTTCAGTGCTTTCAACTCCTCACTCTGTCTGCCTGCTGAAAATGCCCTGTGAGCTGCTGCTCCCCTCCCCCTCTCACTCTccctctcactctcactctcacaaACTCACTGTTAAACAGTCACTACACATTGAAAAAAACGAATGTTAAACACCTTTTAGTGTGTCATCACCTTTAGTGATATATCCCCTGACCCTAGTGACTCTGGTCCGGACCCGGCGGGCCTAGGCCTACGCGCGTCCGCCTAGGAGGCCGTTTCTCGGAGCCCTCTCGAGCCACGGTCGCGGGGCTCCGGGGTGTCGCTCGGGACGCGCCCCCCTACGCCCCCTCCGATTCCCGAGTCCCGGCGACCTACGCTCCCCTCTCGGGACCCCCGTACGTGCTTTCCGGGCCTAGGCCTACGCGCGCGCGCCTAGGAGGCCGTTTCTCGGAGCCCTCTCGAGCCACGGCCGCGGGGCTCGGGAGCGTCGCTCGGGACGCGCCCCCCTACGCACCCTCCGATTCCCGAGTCCCCTCGACCTCCGCTCCCCTCTCGGGACCCCCGCACGTGCTTTTCGGGCCTGTGCCTACGCGCGTACGCCTGGGAGGCCGTGTCTCGGAGCCCTCTCGAGCCACGGCCGCGGGGCTCGGGAGCGTCGCTCGGGACGCGCCCCCCTACGCACCCTCCGATTCCCGAGTCCCCTCGACCTCCGCTCCCCTCTCGGGACCCCCGCACGTGGTTTTCGGGCCTGTGCCTACGCGCGTACGCCCGGGAGGCCGTGTCTCGGAGCCCTCTCGGGCCACGGCCGCGGGGCTCGGGAGCGTCGCTCGGGACGCGCCCCCCTACGCACCCTCCGATTCCCGAGTCCCCTCGACCCTCCGCTCCCCTCTCGGGACCCCCGTACGTGCTTTTCGGGCCTACGCGCGTCCGCCCGGGAGGCCGTGTCTCGGAGCCCTCTCGGGCCACGGCCGCGGGGCTCGGGGGCGTCGCTCGGGACGCGCCCCCCTACGCCCCCTCGGATTCCCGAGTCCCCTCGACCTCCGCTCCCCTCTCGGGACCCCCGTACGTTCTTTTCGGGCGTGTCTCGGAGGCCTCTCGAGCCACGGTCGCGGGGCTCCGGGGTGTCGCTCGGGACGCGCCCCCCTACGCCCCCTCCGATTCCCGAGTGCCGGCGACCTCCCCTTCCGCCGGGCCCGACCGTAGACGCCGCGCGTctggggcccgtatctcggcggCCCCTCGACCCACGGCCGCGGGACCCGGAGGCTCCGCCCGTGCCCTGACCCCGCCCGCCCCCTCCGATTCCCGAGTGCCGGCGACCTCCCCTTCCGCCGGGACCGACCCTAGGCGT
This sequence is a window from Trichomycterus rosablanca isolate fTriRos1 unplaced genomic scaffold, fTriRos1.hap1 scaffold_108, whole genome shotgun sequence. Protein-coding genes within it:
- the LOC134304506 gene encoding collagen alpha-1(I) chain-like; the protein is MGTAPSITKLSLGAPAHPAHRLAEPDVRARSPSRSEAVDRTRRGKPTLARDGTDEGGVRTRDVHLGRRGPGTRESRGTLARRRPGRDTPFDQSGPGTRESRGTLARRRPGRDTPFDQSGRGTRESRGTPARRRPGRDAPFDRTEAVSRSPLEPRPRGSGASLGTRPPTHPPIPESPRPPLPSRDPRTCFSGLCLRAYAWEAVSRSPLEPRPRGSGASLGTRPPTHPPIPESPRPPLPSRDPRTWFSGLCLRAYAREAVSRSPLGPRPRGSGASLGTRPPTHPPIPESPRPSAPLSGPPYVLFGPTRVRPGGRVSEPSRATAAGLGGVARDAPPYAPSDSRVPSTSAPLSGPPYVLFGRVSEASRATVAGLRGVARDAPPYAPSDSRVPATSPSAGPDRRRRASGARISAAPRPTAAGPGGSARALTPPAPSDSRVPATSPSAGTDPRRRASGARISAAPRATAAGLGIVARDAPPYAPSDSGGPTTSPSAGPDPRRRASGARISAAPRPPAAGLGGSARARAPHVPSDFVSQREPSGRTSRIGPGLGVGAPPGLKRALSGAPPPEWAGTGTGGTVSTRMICEEVHQITSSFPCRVLDGCSVAGPEGDLGRVEQFGRVVSEQYNQSVIEEGPSLPSWGPGPDEGTFTGCRGEVLETRDRRGRPHTPAPWPHADYGADRTASRAEIAGGPRGPSGRSAPARRAPPPGPGTIGRGPPETRAGAPGDPAGGPPCPTGAPRALRGPSWEGIAKV